From the Chryseobacterium fluminis genome, the window CGCCTCCCGCAGCAATAGGAGTAGCGATAGAAGTCCCACTCACGACGGACGTTGAATTGTTATTGACCGTAGTGGATAAGCTTCCTCTCGCACTTGCATCCGGTTTTACAATGCCGGCCGCATTCGGTCCGTAGGAAGAAAATCCTGAAGAGGCTCCCGCGGCATCTACGGAACCAATGGTGAATACTTTGGCATTATCGGCTGGAGTTGTAATGTAATGCCACGTCAGCTGTCCGGAGTTTCCGGCAGCTACGAGAACAAAGATTCCTTTATTAACCGCTATCTCAGCACCTCTTGCAATGAAGGACGTCGTGCCGTTCATGTCAGCGTAGGTATAATTGTATCGTGTATCGTCAAATGTATTGTATCCCAGTGAACTGGTAATAAGATCAACACCTTTCCGGTCGGCCTCTTCTGCGGCCTCGATCCAGTAGATTTCTTCCTCCGGTATTTCTGCAGCAGCATTTTCGCTTCTGTAAAGATAAAAATCGGCATCCGGTGCCGAACCGACAAAATTATCCTGGATATAACCGCCCATTGCCCCTAGAACAACAGTGCCGTGAGCATTTAAAGAAGAATTATAAATATCAGTCGTTTTGGTTACAAAATCATATCCTCCCTTAACCTGACCGTTGGTCCAAAGCCTGGAAAAGGCAGATCCGGTATTCACCGTAGGAAAACCCGTATCAATTACTGCCACGGAAACTCCGGTTCCGGTGTAACCGGCTAAATGAAGCGGACGGAGATTAATCTGGTCGATTTGTTCCGTGCCTGATCCGTAGTCAAAGGTGGTTAGAATTTTACTGCTGGTGTCAGAAACAGGACTCCATTTGCCGGATGCAACCTTTGTTCCTACAGCCGTATTTCTGGCGAAACTTTCAACGTTTTGTACAAAAGTCTGAGACTGCAGCACCGTGATTTGAGCAGGGGTAGCATTTACGGCAACACCATTCAGCCATTTCGAATAATCGGTGACTGTAAATCCTAAATTCTGGATGTTCTGTATATAAGAAGGTTCGATTGGGGCATCCTGATCATTCAGTGAAACTCCCAAAGCGATACGCCTGTTGAGGGACTTCTGACTCAGTTCCGAAAGGGGATTGGCATAGAAAGCAGCTTTATTGGGCTTGTCTTTAAAAAACACAAAAACCAGCTGTGTCTGTGCGGAAGCGACAGAGTAACCAGCTATCAGACAAAATAGTATCGTTTTTTTCATGCGTAATTTTGTATAAAGATAAAACAAAATCAATAAAATTTTTAAAAGGATATTAAATTCCTTATTTTTACAGAAATATTTGTTTATGAAAAAAATTCAAATGGTTGACTTACAAAGTCAGTATTACAAAATAAAAAATGACGTCGATAATGCAGTTTTAAATGTAATGGATTCGGCAGCCTTTATCAATGGCCCCGAGGTAAAGTCTTTCCAGAATGAATTGGAATCTTATTTAGATGTGAAACATGTAATCCCGTGCGGCAACGGTACAGATGCTTTACAGATCGCTCTGATGGCTCTGGACCTTCAGGAAGGGGATGAAGTGATCACCGCAGATTTTACTTTCGCTGCAACGGTGGAAGTGATTCATTTATTGAAACTGAAATCTGTTCTGGTAGATGTAGATTACGATACATTCACGATCTCTGCTGAAGCAATTAAAAAA encodes:
- a CDS encoding S8/S53 family peptidase → MKKTILFCLIAGYSVASAQTQLVFVFFKDKPNKAAFYANPLSELSQKSLNRRIALGVSLNDQDAPIEPSYIQNIQNLGFTVTDYSKWLNGVAVNATPAQITVLQSQTFVQNVESFARNTAVGTKVASGKWSPVSDTSSKILTTFDYGSGTEQIDQINLRPLHLAGYTGTGVSVAVIDTGFPTVNTGSAFSRLWTNGQVKGGYDFVTKTTDIYNSSLNAHGTVVLGAMGGYIQDNFVGSAPDADFYLYRSENAAAEIPEEEIYWIEAAEEADRKGVDLITSSLGYNTFDDTRYNYTYADMNGTTSFIARGAEIAVNKGIFVLVAAGNSGQLTWHYITTPADNAKVFTIGSVDAAGASSGFSSYGPNAAGIVKPDASARGSLSTTVNNNSTSVVSGTSIATPIAAGGVACLIQAFNTMNRDQMRARLRQTASLSPGHTDQMGFGILNFGSFYNNVLNTSDLVKKKDIAIFPNPVKNILNIASESEVLSLEIYDHLGRLITKSSHQKSVKVEDFAKGVYYLKIRTDAETYYEKFIKE